The Enterococcus gilvus ATCC BAA-350 genome includes the window AGATTTCTTTTTTTTATTACTTATTATTGGTTTAAAATTTTCAGACATATTTAATCCTCCAAAGATTCTAGTATTTCCTCATGTCGATCCAACTCATTCAAAACATCGATGAATACTTTATGCGCTTTAATATCCCAACCATCGGGTTTACCAGTATATGAGTACGAAACGTGTATCCCTTCGACGTCGTAAACTTTCAATCTTTCTTGATACTTAACTATGGTATCTAAAACATTTCCTCCGTATAATTCTTTTGCTTGATCCAGTACTTTAGTATCTACCCGTCCACCAGGTCTAAGCATGCATGGTATAATGCCTAATACTTGTAAATCATTGTCATATGTATCAGCTAGATATTGCATATAAGCAATATAGGTTTGAGCACCGTCTAAAGATAGCTCCTGTGTTTGCAATACAATAATACAATAATCAGCTGCAAGCATAGCATTATCACTATAGTCAGATATTGTAGGTGGGACGTCAATATAAATGGCATCATAGACTTCTTTTAATGGATTCAGCAATTCTTTTAAATAAGTAATTTGCTTGATTTCATCATTAGGAAACCTATTCATTAGAATTTTCGTTAAGTTTCTAAAGGTGGTATTAGATGCAATTAAATCTAAATTATTTATAATTGGCGTAATTTGAGTGCTTAAATCGCCTTCCTCAAATCCAACGGTTATATTTTTAGAAATTTCATTAAGTTCGCCTGTCTTAGCTAAAATACTTGTAGCGTTACCTTGGGGATCTAAATCCACAACTAATGTCTTTTTATCTTTAATAACGGCACTCTCATAAGCGAGCATAGTTACAGATTTCGTTTTCCCTACGCCACCTTTAAAATTTCCAACCACATATACTTTTCCCATGAATGAACCTCCGTTTTATTTATAATATATCTTTAGTATACCAACGTTAAGTTTATTTGTAAAGAAAATAATTGCGAAAGTAGAATTGTGTAAAAGTATACTGGTATACTAATTCCAATAGAAAGTATACCAGTATACCCAATAAAATTAAATTTACGCTTAACTAAAATCCAAATTTAATATAAATTGCGCTGAATTACAAAGAATTTCCTTACTTAAATCAAAAAGTATACTGATACACTTATACACTTTTGTTGGTGTATAAGTATACCAGTATACCAAAATAAAAGTTCTATAGTATACGGTTGCAATCTTTAGTTAGAAATAGTGCTTTACAAGTTAATGAATGTTTTGTAATCTAAAAGAAAGGTAAAATAAAAAGAGACGGATAAAAATGTGAATTGGACCTCACTTTTTTATCTGAATCACATACAAAACTATGTGTTCTCGCTCGTCTCAGGGATTATGTAAGCGGCTGGAAACCACTTATGTAATTGGATAATCTGTTCAGACTGCA containing:
- a CDS encoding ParA family protein — encoded protein: MGKVYVVGNFKGGVGKTKSVTMLAYESAVIKDKKTLVVDLDPQGNATSILAKTGELNEISKNITVGFEEGDLSTQITPIINNLDLIASNTTFRNLTKILMNRFPNDEIKQITYLKELLNPLKEVYDAIYIDVPPTISDYSDNAMLAADYCIIVLQTQELSLDGAQTYIAYMQYLADTYDNDLQVLGIIPCMLRPGGRVDTKVLDQAKELYGGNVLDTIVKYQERLKVYDVEGIHVSYSYTGKPDGWDIKAHKVFIDVLNELDRHEEILESLED